Proteins from a genomic interval of Euwallacea fornicatus isolate EFF26 chromosome 1, ASM4011564v1, whole genome shotgun sequence:
- the LOC136338688 gene encoding serine protease easter-like has product MYYRTIVLVIFALSPQLCITQLGDYCTTPLSQQGECISLLNCNSLYNILKKRPISSSDADFLRRSQCGFVGTTPKVCCPMGTDEGANTREPSNQGSTIQSDLLPTTDVCGIGTVNRIYGGEKAQLDEFPWMALVEYERPTGQRGFYCGGVLISSRYVLTAAHCLKGKDLPPNWKIISVRLGEYNTDTEEDCITTQDGQRQCALPAIDVAVEERIAHENYNPFDANQYHDIALLRLIRNVKFSDYVKPICLPQVPTLQSKSYVNKNLIVAGWGKTENSSESKIKLKLEVPVNAQETCSRTYSQANVRLSTDQLCAGGKKGRDSCRGDSGGPLMTMDATPDGEINWYSIGVVSFGPSPCGMQNWPGVYTKVANYVPWITGKLKA; this is encoded by the exons ATGTATTATCGTACCATTGTGCTCGTGATTTTCGCTTTAAGCCCTCAACTGTGCATTACAC AGCTCGGAGACTACTGCACGACTCCCCTCTCACAACAAGGAGAATGCATCTCTTTGCTCAATTGTAATTCACTATACAACATCCTGAAGAAACGTCCCATCAGTTCGTCCGACGCAGATTTCCTCAGGAGATCTCAGTGCGGATTTGTAGGTACCACGCCTAAGGTGTGCTGTCCCATGGGAACCGATGAGGGCGCCAACACCCGGGAGCCCTCCAATCAAG GTAGTACTATTCAGTCCGATCTCCTTCCGACCACCGACGTCTGCGGCATCGGGACCGTAAACCGCATTTATGGAGGGGAAAAGGCGCAGCTGGACGAGTTCCCCTGGATGGCGTTGGTCGAGTACGAGCGTC CTACTGGTCAAAGGGGTTTCTATTGCGGAGGAGTGCTGATCAGCAGTCGCTACGTCCTAACTGCAGCCCATTGTCTTAAGGGAAAAGATCTACCGCCAAACTGGAAGAT AATCAGCGTGCGTCTTGGGGAATACAATACAGACACCGAGGAAGACTGCATCACCACCCAAGATGGGCAGAGACAATGCGCTCTCCCGGCTATAGATGTGGCCGTTGAGGAGCGAATAGCCCACGAGAATTACAATCCTTTCGACGCGAATCAGTACCACGATATCGCTTTGCTGAGACTTATCAGGAACGTTAAATTCTCTG ATTACGTGAAGCCAATATGTTTACCTCAAGTGCCCACGTTGCAGAGCAAATCGTATGTGAATAAGAATCTGATAGTGGCCGGATGGGGAAAAACCGAGAACAGCAGTGAGAGTAAAATTAAACTGAAACTCGAG GTTCCAGTCAACGCTCAGGAGACATGTTCAAGGACTTACAGCCAAGCCAATGTTCGCCTGAGCACGGATCAACTGTGCGCAGGAGGTAAGAAGGGACGCGATTCCTGCAGGGGCGACAGTGGTGGTCCCCTGATGACCATGGACGCCACCCCCGATGGGGAAATCAATTGGTATTCCATTGGGGTG
- the LOC136340035 gene encoding LOW QUALITY PROTEIN: odorant receptor 45b-like (The sequence of the model RefSeq protein was modified relative to this genomic sequence to represent the inferred CDS: substituted 2 bases at 2 genomic stop codons) → MSFHHFLAFPEKILKQTGIWPSKDGSLLYNLRGAFTILNIFLLTMCLSYNAACHIDNFVKLSESLTYLISVLNSLLKIGMLSKNRKRLLELVDMMEMDSFMRYEKVYEGIGSGFRKTVNVVQTIFWWQVNMAFLFLNLFPVIEAESLPLDFPHFRHGPFHYPFYLFESVSMGFAAYDNMAVDLLMVGMISVTAVQLQILNKKLVDTEENVRKLGGNTEAMTLVYLTECCEHYNDIEKYSSILISSXISTGXFHRYVKCLLEVFSVNVLLQLGTSIVAICNSGILILSVEPLSVEAISLVVYMVTMLAELGMYCWFGNYVFTESSEITTCCYLSHWNEHAFEVRKTLFILMERSKRPLQIRGLQLATLDFPTFVSVRSLNPSQ, encoded by the exons ATGTCATTTCACCACTTCTTGGCCTTTCCGGAAAAAATCCTCAAACAGACGGGCATATGGCCCTCCAAGGACGGCTCCCTCCTCTACAACCTTCGAGGTGCTTTCACCATCCTCAACATCTTTTTGCTGACGATGTGTTTGAGCTACAACGCGGCTTGCCACATCGACAATTTCGTGAAGCTGTCCGAGAGCCTAACGTATCTGATTTCGGTTCTAAACTCGTTGCTGAAGATCGGCATGTTGTCCAAGAACAGGAAGAGATTGCTCGAGCTGGTGGACATGATGGAGATGGACAGCTTCATGAGGTACGAGAAGGTTTATGAGGGCATCGGGTCAGGATTTCGGAAAACCGTGAACGTTGTGCAGACGATTTTTTGGTGGCAAGTCAATATGGCGTTTCTGTTCCTCAATTTGTTTCCTG tGATAGAAGCTGAGAGTCTCCCTCTGGATTTCCCGCACTTCCGCCACGGCCCCTTTCACTACCCGTTCTATCTGTTCGAGTCGGTCTCCATGGGGTTCGCAGCTTACGATAACATGGCTGTGGACTTACTCATGGTGGGGATGATTTCTGTGACTGCGGTGCAGCTGCAGATCCTCAACAAAAAGCTCGTGGATACGGAAGAGAACGTGAGGAAACTGGGAGGAAACACTGAGGCCATGACCCTAGTTTATTTGACCGAGTGCTGTGAGCACTACAATGACATCGAGAAGTATTCGAGCATTTTAATTAGCTCCTAAATATCTACAGGGTAATTTCACAGGTACGTCAAGTGCCTCTTAGAAGTGTTCTCGGTGAACGTCTTGTTGCAGCTCGGTACGAGCATTGTGGCCATTTGCAACTCAGGAATTCTGATTTTATCT GTCGAGCCACTGTCTGTGGAAGCGATATCTCTGGTAGTTTACATGGTGACCATGCTTGCAGAGCTAGGCATGTACTGCTGGTTCGGCAACTATGTCTTCACTGAG AGTTCGGAAATCACCACTTGCTGCTATCTCTCGCACTGGAACGAGCACGCCTTTGAGGTCAGGAAAACCCTATTTATACTAATGGAAAGAAGCAAACGCCCCCTGCAGATCAGGGGGCTGCAGCTTGCCACTCTCGATTTCCCCACCTTCGTATCTGTACGCTCGTTAAATCCCTCTCAATAA